A genomic segment from Cinclus cinclus chromosome 11, bCinCin1.1, whole genome shotgun sequence encodes:
- the NFAT5 gene encoding nuclear factor of activated T-cells 5, translating into MPSDFISLLSADLDLESPKSLYSKESVYDLLPKELQLPPSRETSIASMSQTSGGEAGSPPPAVVAADASSAPSSSSMGGACSSFTTSSSPTIYSTSVTDSKAMQVESCSAAVGVSTRGVSEQQITSNTAQQHPATPKRHTVLYISPPPEDLLDNSRMSCQDEGCGLESEQSCSMWMEDSPSNFSNMSTSSYNDNTEVPRKSRKRNPKQRPGIKRRDCEESNMDIFDADSAKAPHYVLSQLSTDSKSNSKAGNGASENQKGAGGKKTPMLCGQYPTKSEGKELKIMVQPETQHRARYLTEGSRGSVKDRTQQGFPTVKLEGHNEPVVLQVFVGNDSGRVKPHGFYQACRVTGRNTTPCKEVDIEGTTVIEVGLDPSNNMTLAVDCVGILKLRNADVEARIGIAGSKKKSTRARLVFRVNITRKDGSTLTLQTPSSPILCTQPAGVPEILKKSLHSCSVKGEEEVFLIGKNFLKGTKVIFQENVSDENSWKAEAEIDMELFHQNHLIVKVPPYHDQQITSAVSVGIYVVTNAGRSHDVQPFTYTPEPAAGTLNVNVKKEISSPAQHCSFEEAIKAVKATGCNLEKVNILPSALITPLMPSSMIKNEDVAPMEVSAQKCSSLVFQASNVVGPTQQTLENSMSGISTSASHLPSESENQQQIQPKVYNPDTLSTIQTQDISQPGSFSAVSTPGQLQNSDALLQQAAQFQPRDSQPREVLQSDGTVVTLSQLADASQQQQPTLSEPAQALQQQISSSIFSSASGVSQLQNTIQQLQAGNFPTNTATGSSRNVDLVQQVLEAQQQLSSVLFSGSDSSEDVQDQLNADIFQQVSQIQNSVNPGMFSSSDAAVHSRPENLLPGRAENVHSQPEGALSNQQQQQQQQQQQAMETSAMVMGMQQNICQAATQMQSDLFSSSTAGNGALQQSPVYQQASHMMGGLSSSEDMQMQCELFSSSPGVSGGEAAAPAQQPVSNNGPAMFQPSSSAEGEEASGQSKQMQSSVFQTMVQMQHSGESQSQVNLFSSTKTMMSVQTSGTQQQGGALFQQGGEIMSIQSGSFIQQSPHSQAQLFHSQNPIGDTQNISQETQGSLFHSSNSIVHNQTNTNSSDQLQPPMFHSQNAMGVLQSSSVPQDQQSANMFLSQSSMSNPATQEEQMSFFTSPNPISPLQTATNTEQQTSFQQQTQISHIQSSMLPQEQPQTQPAQQGLFQSQVSLGSIQSSSIPQNQQGAIFQPQHSIVAIQSSPPSQEQQQQQQQNMMFSNQNAMSTMASQKQNMIFNPNQNPVTNQEQQGQSIFHPQSNMASMNQEQQPMQFQSQTTVSPLQNPGSSQAEAQQPTIFHNSPQIQLVQGSPSSQEQQVTLFISSASMSALSVQNSMSQPELQQSPMYSSQNSMAGMPGTASPPQQPAPLFHSTAGGAINQLQNSPASSQQTSGIFLFGIQNNCGQLLPPGPAALPEELMAMGQPGQPQGEAQPSVPALLSQQLPETSPLPSAMATNQNMEKIDDLLVSLQNQGNNMAGSF; encoded by the exons AATCTGTCTATGACCTTCTCCCAAAGGAGCTGCAGTTACCACCTTCCAGAGAAACATCCATAGCATCCATGAGCCAAACAAGCGGTGGTGAGGCCGGTTCGCCGCCTCCAGCTGTAGTTGCTGCTG ATGCTTCTTCagctccctcctcttcctccatgGGCGGTGCTTGCAGCTCCTTTACCACCTCTTCCAGCCCTACCATTTACTCTACCTCAGTCACCGACAGCAAGGCTATGCAAGTGGAGAGCTGCTCCGCGGCCGTGGGGGTAAGTACCCGAGGGGTAAGTGAGCAGCAGATAACCAGTaacacagcccagcagcacccGGCCACGCCGAAGCGCCACACTGTCCTCTACATCTCGCCACCTCCCGAGGACTTGCTGGACAACAGCCGGATGTCCTGCCAGGATGAGGGCTGTGGATTGGAGTCAGAACAGAGCTGCAGTATGTGGATGGAGGATTCACCCTCCAACTTCAGTAACATGAGTACCAGTTCCTACAATGATAACACTGAGGTGCCACGTAAATCGCGCAAGCGCAACCCAAAGCAGAGGCCAGGGATCAAACGCCGAGATTGCGAAGAGTCCAACATGGATATCTTTGATGCCGACAGTGCCAAAGCGCCTCACTATGTCCTTTCTCAGCTCAGCACGGACAGCAAAAGCAACTCAAAAGCAGGAAATGG AGCATCAGAGAACCAGAAGGGAGCTGGAGGGAAGAAGACCCCAATGTTGTGTGGTCAGTACCCGACTAAGAGTGAGGGGAAGGAGCTGAAGATCATGGTGCAGCCGGAGACCCAGCACAGGGCTCGGTACCTGACCGAGGGCAGCCGGGGCTCCGTCAAGGACCGCACGCAGCAGGGCTTTCCCACTGTCAAG CTGGAAGGCCACAACGAGCCCGTGGTGCTGCAGGTGTTCGTGGGCAACGACTCCGGGCGCGTGAAGCCGCACGGGTTCTACCAGGCCTGCAGGGTGACGGGCAGGAACACCACGCCCTGCAAGGAGGTGGACATCGAGGGCACCACTGTCATCGAGGTGGGGCTGGACCCGAGCAACAACATGACCCTGGC GGTTGATTGTGTGGGAATCCTGAAGCTGAGGAATGCTGATGTGGAAGCCAGGATAGGAATTGCTGGCTCCAAGAAGAAAAGCACTCGCGCTCGGCTCGTCTTTCGCGTCAACATCACGCGCAAGGACGGCTCCACCCTGACCCTGCAGACACCTTCTTCCCCAATTCTGTGCA ctCAGCCAGCAGGAGTCCCAGAGATCCTAAAGAAAAGTCTCCACAGCTGTTCAGTGAAGGGTGAAGAGGAAGTTTTTCTGATTGGCAAGAACTTCCTAAAGGGAACAAAAGTGATTTTCCAAGAGAATGTTTCTG atGAGAATTCCTGGAAGGCAGAAGCAGAAATTGACATGGAATTATTTCATCAG AATCACCTTATTGTGAAGGTGCCACCATATCACGACCAGCAGATCACCTCAGCTGTCTCTGTGGGAATTTATGTGGTGACCAATGCTGGCAGGTCTCACGACGTGCAGCCCTTCACCTACACTCCAGAGCCAG CAGCTGGGACTCTGAATGTTAATGTGAAGAAGGAAatctccagcccagcccaacaTTGTTCTTTTGAAGAGGCTATAAAAG CAGTGAAGGCCACAGGCTGTAACCTGGAGAAGGTGAACATTCTTCCTAGTGCCTTGATAACTCCACTCATGCCAAGCAGTATGATCAAGAACGAAGATGTGGCTCCAATGGAAGTAAGTGCACAAAAATGCTCTTCCCTCGTGTTCCAG GCTTCAAACGTGGTTGGACCAACTCAGCAAACATTGGAAAACAGCATGTCTGGCATATCAACTTCTGCTTCCCATTTACCTTCCGAAAGTGAAAACCAGCAGCAAATCCAGCCCAAGGTGTACAACCCAGACACCCTGAGCACGATCCAAACACAGGACATTTCCCAGCCCGGCAGCTTCTCTGCAGTATCCACCCCGGGCCAGCTGCAGAACAGCGatgccctgctgcagcaggctgcACAGTTCCAGCCCAGGGattcccagcccagggaggtGCTGCAGTCGGATGGCACAGTGGTGACTCTGTCACAGCTCGCTGATGCctcgcagcagcagcagccgaCGCTCTCGGAGCCGGCccaggccctgcagcagcagatttcCTCGAGCATCTTCTCATCGGCCAGTGGTGTGAGCCAGCTCCAGAACaccatccagcagctccaggctggcaaCTTCCCCACCAACACCGCCacgggcagcagcaggaatgttGACTTGGTGCAGCAGGTTCTGGAAGCTCAGCAGCAGTTATCCTCTGTTCTGTTTTCGGGCTCCGACAGCAGCGAGGATGTCCAAGATCAGCTGAATGCAGATATCTTTCAGCAGGTCAGCCAGATACAGAACAGCGTAAATCCCGGGATGTTTTCCTCCTCGGACGCAGCTGTCCATTCCAGACCGGAGAACCTTTTGCCTGGGCGAGCTGAGAACGTTCATTCCCAGCCTGAAGGTGCCCTGTCCaaccagcagcaacagcagcagcagcagcagcagcaggccaTGGAGACGTCGGCCATGGTGATGGGGATGCAGCAGAACATATGCCAGGCGGCCACGCAGATGCAGTCGGATCTGTTCTCCTCCAGCACGGCGGGGAACGGAGCCCTGCAGCAGTCCCCAGTGTACCAGCAGGCATCTCACATGATGGGTGGCTTATCCAGCAGTGAGGACATGCAGATGCAGTGTGAGCTGTTCTCCTCGTCCCCGGGGGTGTCCGGCGGCGAGGCGGCCgcccctgctcagcagccagtCTCCAACAATGGCCCTGCCATGTTCCAGCCATCGAGCTCTGCGGAGGGAGAGGAGGCCTCGGGGCAGAGCAAACAgatgcagagctctgtgtttcaGACCATGGTTCAGATGCAGCACAGTGGGGAAAGTCAGTCCCAGGTTAATCTCTTCTCATCGACCAAGACCATGATGAGTGTCCAGACCAGTGGGACTCAGCAGCAGGGCGGGGCTCTGTTCCAGCAAGGTGGAGAAATTATGTCCATTCAGTCAGGAAGCTTCATCCAACAGTCTCCACACTCACAGGCTCAGCTTTTCCACTCTCAGAACCCTATTGGTGACACTCAGAACATATCCCAGGAAACACAAGGATCCCTTTTTCATAGCTCAAATTCCATTGTCCACAACCAGACCAACACTAATTCCTCTGACCAGCTGCAGCCCCCGATGTTCCATTCGCAGAACGCCATGGGTGTCTTGCAGAGCTCCTCCGTGCCTCAAGACCAGCAGTCTGCCAACATGTTCCTTTCCCAGAGTTCCATGAGCAACCCTGCCACTCAGGAAGAGCAGATGTCTTTCTTTACAAGCCCAAATCCCATTTCTCCTCTTCAGACAGCAACAAACACTGAACAGCAGacttccttccagcagcagacaCAGATCTCTCATATCCAGAGCTCCAtgcttccccaggagcagccccagactCAGCCTGCTCAGCAGGGTTTGTTTCAGTCCCAGGTGTCCTTGGGCTCCATCCAGtccagctccatccctcagAACCAGCAAGGAGCCATCTTCCAGCCTCAGCATTCAATTGTTGCTATCCAGAGCAGCCCTCCATCTCaggagcagcaacagcagcagcagcagaacatgATGTTCAGCAATCAAAATGCAATGAGTACAATGGCCTCCCAAAAGCAGAACATGATTTTCAATCCAAATCAAAACCCGGTTACCAAtcaggagcagcaagggcagTCCATTTTTCATCCACAGTCCAACATGGCCTCCATGaatcaggagcagcagcccatgCAGTTCCAGAGTCAGACCACAGTGTCTCCTCTCCAGAATCCTGGCTCTAGCCAGGCCGAAGCACAGCAGCCAACCATCTTCCATAACTCACCCCAGATTCAGCTGGTCCAAGGGTCCCCAAGTTCTCAAGAGCAACAAGTCACCCTCTTCATCTCCTCAGCTTCCATGTCTGCCCTGTCTGTCCAGAACAGCATGAGCCAGCCGGAGCTGCAGCAGTCCCCCATGTACTCCTCCCAAAACAGCATGGCAGGAATGCCAGGAACTGcttctcctccccagcagccagctcctctgttccacagcacagcaggaggtGCCATCAACCAGCTGCAGAATTCCCCTGCCTCGTCCCAGCAGACATCAGGAATATTCCTCTTTGGCATCCAGAACA actGTGGCCAGCTGCTGCCCCCGGGTCCGGCGGCGCTGCCGGAGGAGCTGATGGCCATGGGCCAGCCCGGGCAGCCCCAGGGCGAGGCCCAGCCCTCGGTGCCggcgctcctgtcccagcagctccccgAGACCTCTCCGCTGCCCTCGGCCATGGCCACCAACCAGAACATGGAGAAGATTGATGATCTGCTCGTGTCCTTGCAGAACCAGGGGAACAACATGGCTGGCTCGTTTTAA